In Megalops cyprinoides isolate fMegCyp1 chromosome 25, fMegCyp1.pri, whole genome shotgun sequence, a single window of DNA contains:
- the mdm2 gene encoding E3 ubiquitin-protein ligase Mdm2 translates to MATNDCLSSAQMNAVDNEKFVRPKVQLQTLLQHAGADKDIFTMKEVMFYLGQYIMGKQLYDKKQQHIVHCANDALGAVLGVDSFSVKEPRVLYAMISKNLIAVRNQDSQCGFTEPRSQSEPDRGPEETDSDSFSCTSGRRRRRSSDPAGTSAEEEQSERRKRHKSDSFSLTFDDSLSWCVIEGLRRDRGSSESSDSRSNAEVGVSGSEDSDESFSQDSDSDNFSVEFEVESIDSDAYSENDEASVVSGEDEVYQVTIFEAEDEDSFDEDTEITEADYWKCPKCEELNPPLPRHCNRCWTLRQDWLPEPTPKTLSPKPSAAEGDAEEGLDVPDGKRARSPPLTRDTKEDCLSEPQEVCSQPSTSGSCSVPSSQDEVPELERFSSLEACLPPSCLEPCVICQSRPKNGCIVHGRTGHLMACYTCAKKLKNRNKLCPVCREPIQSVVLTYLS, encoded by the exons ATGGCAACGAATGATTGTTTAAGCAGTGCCCAAATGAACGCAGTGGACAACGAGAAATTT GTACGGCCGAAAGTACAGCTACAGACCTTGCTGCAGCACGCAGGTGCAGACAAGGACATTTTCACCATGAAGGAG GTCATGTTTTACCTGGGGCAGTACATCATGGGCAAGCAGCTGTACGacaagaagcagcagcacaTTGTCCACTGCGCCAACGATGCCCTGGGAGCGGTGCTGGGGGTGGACAGCTTCTCCGTCAAAGAGCCTCG AGTCCTTTATGCAATGATCTCCAAAAACCTGATTGCTGTCAGAAACCAAG ATTCCCAGTGTGGATTTACAGAACCCAGGAGTCAGAGTGAACCTGATAGGGGGCCTGAG GAAACGGACTCGGACTCATTCTCATGTACCTCAGGACGGCGAAGGAGGAGGAGTAGTGACCCTG CTGGGACCTCCgcggaggaggagcagagcgAGCGCAGGAAGAGGCACAAGTCAGACAGCTTCTCCTTGACCTTTGACGACAGCCTGTCCTGGTGTGTCATCGAGGGACTGAGGCGGGACCGGGGGAGCAGCGAGTCTTCGGACTCTCGCAGCAATGCT GAAGTAGGTGTTTCTGGTAGCGAGGACTCTGACGAGAGTTTCAGCCAAGACTCAGACTCGGACAACTTCAGTGTGGAGTTTGAAGTGGAGTCGATCGACTCAGACGCTTACAGCGAGAACGACGAGGCGTCGGTGGTGTCGGGCGAGGACGAG GTGTACCAGGTCACCATCTTTGAGGCTGAGGACGAGGACTCGTTCGACGAGGACACGGAGATCACAGAAGCA GACTACTGGAAGTGCCCTAAGTGTGAGGAGCTGAACCCCCCTCTCCCACGCCACTGCAACCGCTGCTGGACTTTGCGGCAGGATTGGCTCCCTGAGCCCACCCCAAAAACCCTGTCCCCGAAGCCCTCTGCCGCTGAGGGAGACGCTGAGGAGGGGCTGGACGTCCCCGACGGCAAGCGAGCTCGGTCCCCGCCCCTGACGCGGGACACCAAGGAGGACTGTCTCTCGGAACCCCAGGAGGTGTGCTCCCAGCCCTCCACCTCCGGCTCCTGCAGCGTCCCGTCCAGCCAGGACGAGGTGCCCGAGCTGGAGCGTTTCAGCAGCCTGGAGGCCTGCCTGCCCCCCAGCTGCCTGGAGCCCTGCGTCATCTGCCAGAGCCGGCCCAAGAACGGCTGCATCGTGCACGGCCGCACCGGCCACCTCATGGCCTGCTACACCTGCGCCAAGAAACTCAAAAACCGCAACAAACTGTGCCCCGTCTGCAGAGAACCCATCCAGTCAGTGGTGCTCACCTACCTGAGCTAA
- the slc35e3 gene encoding solute carrier family 35 member E3, producing MAARLARLFGNSRIVAGLLVNLLSSICIVFINKWIYVHYGFPNMTLTLIHFVVTWLGLYVCQKMDIFSPKSLRPTKIVLLALSFCGFVVFTNLSLQNNTIGTYQLAKAMTTPVIIVIQTVYYRKTFSTKIKLTLIPITLGVILNSYYDVRFNLLGIVFATLGVFVTSLYQVWVGAKQHELQVNSMQLLYYQAPMSSGFLLVLVPFFEPLTGEGGIFGPWSFPALVMVLMSGVIAFLVNLSIYWIIGNTSPVTYNMFGHFKFCITLLGGYVLFQDPLSLHQGLGILCTLMGILAYTHFKLAEQEEGKSRLAQRP from the exons ATGGCTGCTCGACTCGCTCGCCTTTTTGGGAACAGTCGCATCGTTGCAGGACTGTTGGTGAACTTACTTTCGTCCATATGCATCGTGTTCATCAACAAATGGATTTACGTGCATTATGGTTTCCCAAACATGACATTGACGTTGATTCATTTCGTGGTGACATGGCTAGGACTTTATGTATGCCAAAAGATGGACATATTTTCGCCAAAGAGCCTACGGCCAACCAAAATTGTCCTCCTGGCTCTAAGCTTCTGTGGCTTCGTCGTTTTTACAAACCTTTCCCTTCAGAACAACACCATAGGTACTTACCAGCTTGCTAAAGCAATGACAACGCCagttattattgtcattcaaaCAGTGTACTACAGGAAGACGTTCTCCACCAAGATCAAGTTGACGCTG ATCCCCATCACTCTAGGAGTTATACTCAATTCCTATTATGATGTGAGGTTTAACCTGCTGGGAATCGTCTTTGCAACGCTGGGTGTTTTTGTTACCTCCTTGTACCAAGTG TGGGTGGGAGCCAAGCAGCATGAGCTGCAGGTGAACTCCATGCAGCTGCTCTACTACCAGGCCCCCATGTCCTCTGGCTTCCTGCTCGTCTTGGTGCCCTTTTTCGAACCCCTGACCGGAGAGGGGGGCATCTTCGGACCCTGGTCCTTCCCTGCGCTG GTCATGGTGCTCATGTCAGGGGTCATCGCTTTCCTGGTAAACCTGTCAATCTACTGGATCATCGGGAACACCTCTCCTGTCAC CTATAACATGTTTGGGCACTTTAAGTTCTGCATCACCCTGCTGGGGGGCTATGTGCTGTTCCAGGACCCCCTGTCTCTGCACCAGGGCCTGGGGATCCTCTGCACCCTGATGGGCATCCTGGCCTACACCCACTTCAAACTGGCCGAGCAGGAGGAGGGCAAGAGCCGGCTGGCCCAGCGCCCCTGA